A window of Corythoichthys intestinalis isolate RoL2023-P3 chromosome 14, ASM3026506v1, whole genome shotgun sequence contains these coding sequences:
- the c1ql3b gene encoding complement C1q-like protein 3b: MIATGVCGVALVLVLVVLIPAVVNSAGTPARYEMLGACQMVCDPHGTTAAATAPAKAAAGEPVKDNRLVQSLPTFIQGPQGEPGRAGRTGPRGPVGEPGPPGPAGPPGERGAPGSPGPPGASGPTGVISAATYNTVPKIAFYAGLKKQHEGYEVLKFDDVVTNLGNHYDPATGKFTCSIPGIYYFTYHVLMRGGDGTSMWADLCKNNQVRASAIAQDADQNYDYASNSVVLHLEPGDEIYIKLDGGKAHGGNNNKYSTFSGFMLYAD; this comes from the exons ATGATCGCCACCGGTGTGTGCGGCGTGGCGCTGGTCCTGGTTCTGGTGGTGCTCATTCCGGCCGTGGTCAACTCCGCCGGAACCCCCGCCCGCTACGAGATGCTCGGCGCCTGCCAGATGGTGTGCGACCCCCACGGGACAACGGCCGCCGCCACGGCGCCGGCAAAAGCGGCGGCAGGCGAGCCGGTGAAAGACAACCGCCTAGTGCAGTCGCTGCCCACCTTCATCCAGGGTCCTCAAGGGGAGCCGGGACGCGCGGGGAGGACGGGTCCGAGGGGTCCCGTCGGCGAGCCCGGCCCGCCCGGACCCGCCGGCCCTCCCGGGGAGCGAGGGGCTCCCGGTTCTCCGGGTCCGCCGGGTGCGAGCGGACCCACGGGGGTCATCAGCGCCGCCACCTACAACACGGTGCCAAAGATAGCCTTTTACGCGGGACTCAAGAAGCAACACGAGGGCTATGAAGTGCTCAAATTCGACGACGTGGTCACCAATCTCGGCAACCACTACGACCCAGCCACCGGCAAGTTCACCTGCTCCATACCGGGGATTTACTACTTCACCTACCACGTGCTGATGCGAGGTGGCGACGGAACCAGCATGTGGGCCGACCTCTGCAAGAATAACCAG GTTCGAGCCAGCGCCATCGCACAGGATGCAGATCAGAACTACGACTACGCAAGCAACAGTGTGGTCTTGCACCTGGAGCCCGGCGACGAAATCTACATCAAGTTGGATGGCGGCAAAGCACACGGCGGCAACAATAACAAGTACAGCACCTTCTCGGGCTTCATGCTGTACGCCGACTGA